A genomic segment from Actinoplanes sichuanensis encodes:
- the mgrA gene encoding L-glyceraldehyde 3-phosphate reductase: protein MTYFPAADRYADMIYRRAGRSGLKLPAISLGLWHNFGAGRPADRQADIVRRAFDLGVTHFDLANNYGPPPGSAETNFGRILAADFRAHRDEMIISTKAGYTMWDGPYGDWGSRKYLVSSLDQSLQRMGLDYVDVFYHHRPDPETPLEETMSALDAIVRSGKALYVGISNYKSTQAAQAAGILRELGTPLLIHQPSYSILNRWIEHDRLLDTLEDAGAGCIAFSPLQQGLLTDRYLTGIPDDSRIRTSVFLNESALDGKTLARLHALNDIAKRRGQTLAQLALAWALRDQRMTSLIIGASSVPQLENNVAALNNLSLDQSELDEIDATVLDL, encoded by the coding sequence GTGACGTACTTCCCTGCCGCCGACCGCTACGCCGACATGATCTACCGGCGTGCTGGTCGCAGCGGTCTCAAGCTTCCCGCCATCAGCCTGGGCCTCTGGCACAACTTCGGTGCCGGCCGGCCCGCCGACCGGCAGGCCGACATCGTCCGCCGGGCCTTCGACCTCGGCGTGACGCACTTCGACCTGGCCAACAACTACGGGCCGCCGCCGGGCAGTGCCGAGACCAACTTCGGACGCATCCTGGCCGCCGACTTCCGGGCGCACCGCGACGAGATGATCATCTCGACCAAGGCCGGTTACACCATGTGGGACGGCCCGTACGGCGACTGGGGCTCCCGCAAGTACCTGGTCTCGTCGCTGGACCAGTCCCTGCAGCGGATGGGCCTGGACTACGTCGACGTCTTCTACCACCACCGGCCCGACCCGGAGACCCCGCTCGAGGAGACGATGTCCGCGCTCGACGCGATCGTCCGCTCCGGCAAGGCCCTCTACGTCGGCATCAGCAACTACAAGAGCACCCAGGCCGCGCAGGCCGCCGGGATCCTGCGGGAGCTGGGCACGCCGCTGCTGATCCACCAGCCGTCCTACTCGATCCTCAACCGGTGGATCGAGCACGACCGGCTGCTGGACACCCTCGAGGACGCCGGGGCCGGGTGCATCGCGTTCAGTCCGCTGCAGCAGGGCCTGCTCACCGACCGCTACCTGACCGGCATTCCGGACGACTCGCGGATCCGGACCAGTGTGTTCCTCAACGAGAGCGCCCTCGACGGCAAGACCCTGGCCCGGCTGCACGCGCTCAACGACATCGCCAAGCGGCGCGGGCAGACGCTCGCCCAGTTGGCGCTGGCGTGGGCGCTGCGCGACCAGCGGATGACCAGCCTGATCATCGGCGCGTCGAGCGTGCCGCAGCTGGAGAACAACGTGGCCGCGCTGAACAACCTGTCACTCGACCAGAGCGAGCTGGACGAAATCGACGCGACGGTCCTTGATCTCTAG
- the gcvP gene encoding aminomethyl-transferring glycine dehydrogenase: MTSPFVSRHIGPDTDEQTTMLKAIGYGSVEQLMDAAIPESIRFHGELDLPAGISEEQTIAELRSIADRNVLATPMIGLGYYNTFTPAVIKRNVLENPAWYTAYTPYQPEISQGRLEALLNFQTVVTDLTGLTTANASMLDEATAVAEAMTLARRASKSKSNVYAVDADTFPQTLSVLRTRAEPLGIDVVLVDVESDELPEDFFGLHLQYPGASGAVRDHAALVEAAHAKGALVTAAADLLALTLLRAPGEIGVDIAAGTTQRFGVPLGFGGPHAGYLAVRAGLERSLPGRLVGVSKDADGDRAYRLALQTREQHIRREKATSNICTAQVLLAVMASMYAVYHGPAGLRAIAKRVHGHALTLAGSLTAAGIEIGSDAFFDTVTAIVPGRAAGIAEAAAADGVDLLLVDADRVSISTDETTTDAHVATVLAAFGVPVATPAECGARPLARTSEYLTHPVFNTHHSETSMLRYLRRLSDRDYALDRGMIPLGSCTMKLNATAEMEAVTWPEFANIHPFAPRNQVEGYEHLVAQLEQWLAEITGYDAVSVQPNAGSQGELAGLLAIRGYHRSRGEAHRDVCLIPSSAHGTNAASAVMAGMRVVVVACDADGNVDLTDLDAKIEKHRDQLSAIMVTYPSTHGVYETSIADLCAKVHAAGGQVYVDGANLNALVGYARPGKFGADVSHLNLHKTFCIPHGGGGPGVGPVAVGAHLAEFLPGDPLESGDHHAVSAAAHGSAGILPISWAYIRMMGPDGLAAATASAVLAANYVAARLREHYPVLYAGENGLVAHECILDLRPITKATGVSVDDVAKRLIDYGFHAPTMSFPVAGTLMVEPTESEDLAELDRFIAAMIAIKGEIDKVAAGEWPAGDNPLANAPHTASAVTADEWTHPYSRSVAGFPEGVDRTAKYWPPVRRIDGAFGDRNLVCSCPSPEAFED; the protein is encoded by the coding sequence ATGACGTCCCCGTTCGTTTCCCGGCACATCGGCCCGGACACCGACGAGCAGACCACCATGCTGAAGGCGATCGGCTACGGCTCGGTCGAGCAGCTGATGGACGCCGCGATCCCCGAGTCGATCCGCTTCCACGGTGAGCTTGATCTCCCGGCCGGGATCTCCGAGGAGCAGACGATCGCCGAGCTGCGGTCGATCGCCGACCGCAACGTGCTCGCCACCCCGATGATCGGCCTGGGCTACTACAACACCTTCACGCCCGCGGTGATCAAGCGGAACGTGTTGGAGAACCCGGCGTGGTACACGGCCTACACGCCGTACCAGCCGGAGATCAGCCAGGGCCGCCTCGAGGCGCTGCTCAACTTCCAGACCGTGGTCACCGACCTGACCGGGCTGACCACGGCGAACGCGTCGATGCTGGACGAGGCGACCGCGGTCGCCGAGGCGATGACGCTGGCCCGGCGCGCGTCCAAGAGCAAGAGCAACGTGTACGCGGTGGACGCCGACACGTTCCCGCAGACCCTGTCGGTGCTGCGCACCCGGGCCGAACCGCTCGGCATCGACGTGGTCCTGGTCGACGTCGAGAGCGACGAACTGCCCGAGGACTTCTTCGGTCTGCACCTGCAGTACCCGGGCGCCTCCGGTGCGGTGCGCGACCACGCCGCCCTGGTCGAGGCCGCCCACGCCAAGGGTGCCCTGGTCACGGCCGCGGCCGACCTGCTGGCCCTCACGCTGTTGCGGGCTCCGGGCGAGATCGGTGTGGACATCGCCGCCGGCACCACGCAGCGGTTCGGTGTGCCGCTGGGGTTCGGCGGCCCGCACGCCGGATACCTGGCCGTGCGCGCCGGCCTGGAGCGGTCGCTGCCCGGCCGTCTGGTCGGCGTCTCCAAGGACGCCGACGGCGACCGGGCCTACCGGCTGGCGCTGCAGACCCGTGAGCAGCACATCCGCCGGGAGAAGGCGACGTCGAACATCTGCACCGCGCAGGTGCTGCTGGCCGTGATGGCGAGTATGTACGCGGTCTACCACGGCCCGGCCGGTCTGCGTGCCATCGCGAAGCGGGTGCACGGCCATGCGCTGACCCTGGCCGGTTCGTTGACCGCCGCCGGGATCGAGATCGGTTCGGACGCGTTCTTCGACACCGTCACCGCGATCGTTCCCGGCCGTGCCGCCGGGATCGCCGAGGCGGCCGCCGCCGACGGTGTCGACCTGCTGCTGGTGGACGCCGATCGGGTGTCGATCTCCACCGACGAGACCACGACCGACGCGCACGTGGCGACCGTCCTGGCCGCCTTCGGTGTTCCGGTGGCGACGCCGGCCGAGTGCGGCGCCCGCCCGCTGGCCCGTACCTCGGAGTACCTGACGCACCCGGTCTTCAACACCCACCACTCCGAGACCAGCATGCTGCGCTACCTGCGCAGACTCTCGGACCGTGACTACGCGCTGGACCGTGGCATGATCCCGCTGGGCTCGTGCACGATGAAGCTGAACGCCACCGCCGAGATGGAGGCGGTCACCTGGCCGGAGTTCGCGAACATCCACCCGTTCGCGCCGCGCAACCAGGTCGAGGGCTACGAGCACCTGGTCGCCCAGCTGGAGCAGTGGCTCGCCGAGATCACCGGTTACGACGCGGTCAGCGTCCAGCCGAACGCCGGTTCGCAGGGTGAGCTGGCCGGTCTGCTGGCGATTCGCGGCTACCACCGTTCCCGCGGCGAGGCCCACCGTGACGTCTGCCTGATCCCGTCGAGCGCGCACGGCACCAACGCGGCCAGCGCCGTGATGGCCGGTATGCGGGTCGTCGTGGTCGCGTGCGACGCCGACGGCAACGTCGACCTCACCGACCTGGACGCCAAGATCGAGAAGCACCGTGACCAGCTCTCCGCGATCATGGTGACCTACCCGTCGACCCACGGCGTCTACGAGACGAGCATCGCGGACCTGTGCGCGAAGGTGCATGCGGCCGGCGGCCAGGTGTACGTGGACGGCGCGAACCTGAACGCGCTGGTCGGCTACGCCCGGCCGGGCAAGTTCGGCGCCGACGTGTCGCACCTGAACCTGCACAAGACGTTCTGCATCCCGCACGGCGGCGGCGGCCCCGGTGTCGGCCCGGTCGCGGTCGGCGCGCATCTGGCCGAGTTCCTGCCCGGTGACCCGCTCGAGTCGGGCGATCACCACGCGGTGTCGGCGGCGGCGCACGGTTCAGCCGGCATTCTGCCGATCTCGTGGGCGTACATCCGGATGATGGGCCCGGACGGTCTGGCGGCGGCGACCGCGTCGGCGGTCCTGGCGGCCAACTACGTCGCGGCCCGGCTGCGCGAGCACTACCCGGTGCTGTACGCGGGGGAGAACGGCCTGGTCGCGCACGAGTGCATCCTCGACCTGCGCCCGATCACCAAGGCGACCGGCGTCAGCGTGGACGATGTGGCGAAGCGGCTGATCGACTACGGCTTCCACGCGCCGACGATGTCTTTCCCGGTGGCCGGCACGCTCATGGTGGAGCCGACCGAGAGTGAGGACCTCGCCGAGCTGGACCGGTTCATCGCCGCGATGATCGCCATCAAGGGCGAGATCGACAAGGTGGCGGCCGGTGAGTGGCCGGCGGGTGACAACCCGCTCGCGAACGCGCCGCACACGGCGTCGGCGGTGACGGCTGACGAGTGGACCCACCCGTATTCACGCTCCGTGGCCGGTTTCCCGGAGGGCGTGGACCGGACGGCGAAGTACTGGCCGCCGGTTCGGCGTATCGACGGGGCCTTCGGCGACCGGAATCTGGTGTGTTCCTGCCCGTCGCCGGAAGCTTTCGAGGACTGA
- a CDS encoding DUF5999 family protein: MCQHLITCPPADATDREAARIIATFQEQGWSLLCNGVIVFEDTGELLPDGTTIEPHRGPAVHALAA, encoded by the coding sequence ATGTGCCAGCACCTGATCACCTGCCCCCCAGCCGACGCCACCGACCGTGAGGCCGCGCGCATCATCGCGACCTTCCAGGAGCAGGGATGGAGCCTGCTCTGCAACGGCGTCATCGTCTTCGAGGACACCGGTGAGCTGCTGCCCGACGGCACCACGATCGAGCCGCACCGCGGGCCGGCCGTACACGCCCTGGCAGCCTGA
- a CDS encoding chorismate-binding protein, with amino-acid sequence MLHAGAVVDHCPLPPIGRPPGAPAGCHARHHALSAFRWHRGDPDDPAELVAQFLADNGLPVRNLGRTGDKYQTIGDGEICGASLYVSADAGAVMAGGVIGSRSPVPGIPDVYAVVYRHARDVTPSGDMSASPWGLGSRQSGRTESWSLGPWRESWTRDEHAAAVEQVRAAIRRGDVYQVNIVGHGSAAYTGDPGPALRRVAALAGARYGGVLAGDGWAIATASPETLVEVRDGRVVTRPIKGTRPATAAGRRELLASAKERAEHVMIVDLERNDLARLPGTGPVRVDELFAVREWSGLWQAESVVSADLDPGVGLADLLRAVCPGGSVTGAPKLAALARIAALEPVGRGVSMGALGWIGHDHLDLGLSIRTVAVDGSRAHAWAGGGITIDSDPVAEVDEAAAKTGPVRAALRGR; translated from the coding sequence ATGCTCCACGCCGGAGCGGTCGTCGACCACTGTCCGCTACCTCCGATCGGCCGTCCGCCGGGCGCGCCGGCCGGCTGCCACGCCCGTCACCACGCGTTAAGCGCCTTTCGATGGCATCGGGGTGATCCCGATGACCCTGCCGAGCTTGTGGCGCAGTTCCTCGCCGACAACGGACTACCGGTGCGTAACCTCGGCCGAACGGGTGACAAATACCAGACGATCGGCGATGGCGAGATCTGTGGGGCATCACTCTACGTATCGGCCGATGCTGGGGCCGTGATGGCAGGCGGTGTCATCGGATCGCGCTCTCCTGTGCCCGGCATTCCTGATGTATACGCCGTTGTTTACCGACATGCCCGGGATGTCACACCGTCCGGTGACATGTCCGCCTCGCCGTGGGGTCTCGGGTCGCGGCAGTCGGGCCGGACCGAATCGTGGAGTCTCGGGCCGTGGCGGGAGAGCTGGACCCGCGACGAGCACGCCGCCGCCGTCGAGCAGGTCCGGGCCGCCATCCGGCGCGGCGACGTCTACCAGGTCAACATCGTCGGGCACGGGTCGGCGGCGTACACCGGTGATCCCGGCCCGGCCCTGCGCCGCGTCGCCGCACTGGCCGGCGCCCGGTACGGCGGGGTCCTGGCCGGGGACGGCTGGGCCATCGCCACCGCCTCCCCGGAGACCCTCGTCGAGGTCCGGGACGGGCGGGTCGTCACCCGGCCGATCAAGGGCACCCGCCCGGCCACCGCCGCCGGCCGCCGGGAACTGCTCGCCTCGGCCAAGGAACGCGCCGAGCACGTGATGATCGTCGACCTGGAACGCAACGACCTCGCCCGGCTTCCGGGGACCGGGCCGGTGCGGGTGGACGAGCTGTTCGCCGTACGCGAGTGGTCGGGTCTATGGCAGGCGGAGTCGGTGGTGTCCGCCGACCTCGACCCCGGTGTGGGTCTCGCCGACCTGCTGCGGGCCGTCTGCCCCGGCGGCAGCGTCACCGGCGCCCCGAAACTCGCCGCCCTGGCCCGGATCGCCGCCCTCGAACCGGTCGGCCGGGGCGTCAGCATGGGCGCGCTCGGCTGGATCGGCCACGACCACCTCGATCTCGGCCTGAGCATCCGGACCGTGGCCGTCGACGGCTCCCGGGCCCACGCCTGGGCCGGCGGCGGTATCACCATCGACAGCGACCCGGTCGCTGAAGTGGATGAGGCCGCCGCCAAGACCGGTCCGGTCCGCGCCGCTCTGCGAGGCCGCTGA
- a CDS encoding sigma-70 family RNA polymerase sigma factor encodes MLELLDHPVAPIRATIRPVRADFTAFAHLSSARLHSTAFQLCRDWHLAQDLTQTTLTKLFLSWERAVDSDNLVAYAQKVLLRVYLDHRRRRSSTESVSGELREPAYSISPELRLTLLDALARLPVRDRAIVMLRYFADHSVEQVAAELDVPITVVKSQTRRSLIKLRHMLLTERPALFAA; translated from the coding sequence ATGCTTGAGCTTCTCGACCACCCGGTCGCCCCGATCCGGGCCACCATCCGGCCCGTGCGGGCCGACTTCACGGCCTTCGCCCACCTCAGCAGTGCCCGCCTGCACAGCACCGCCTTCCAGCTCTGCCGCGACTGGCACCTCGCCCAGGACCTCACCCAGACCACCCTGACCAAGCTGTTCCTGAGCTGGGAGCGGGCCGTCGACAGTGACAACCTGGTGGCGTACGCCCAGAAGGTCCTGTTGCGGGTCTATCTGGACCACCGGCGCCGTCGCAGCTCCACCGAGAGCGTCTCCGGGGAGTTGCGCGAGCCCGCCTACTCGATCAGCCCCGAGTTGCGGCTCACGCTGCTCGACGCCCTCGCCCGGCTCCCGGTGCGTGACCGGGCCATCGTGATGCTGCGCTACTTCGCCGACCACAGCGTGGAACAGGTCGCCGCCGAACTGGACGTGCCGATCACCGTGGTCAAGTCGCAGACCCGCCGCTCGCTGATCAAATTGCGCCATATGCTGCTGACCGAACGCCCGGCCCTCTTCGCCGCGTAA